From the genome of Papaver somniferum cultivar HN1 chromosome 2, ASM357369v1, whole genome shotgun sequence, one region includes:
- the LOC113349775 gene encoding protein IQ-DOMAIN 32-like codes for MVSSCLKIIACGSDSPTADKDEEHGRIENKVSPDKRGWSFRKKSTSQRGINNNTVPDTKSNLNKEFLEPVNFDYQAQKPAVSEKISVLKWPEEVIPLSTEVSKLDVPEKIPVSELPDEVTPLSTEVSKSAAVPEEFAALQLPDDVIPLPTELSNSAAVPNEVTALQFHDEAIKLDTTEKISAAQLPDEVTPLSTDVNMLDVSSKLTALSDDQENLLPAEVNSNTPEAVENAETDPVFLNEDSNAIGSSAMLVNFIKVDLNNLEEPVAVVLQSAIRGYLAQRTFLKLKNVVKLQAAVRGLLCRRQAVGSLLCVQAIVKMQALVRARRARAIEGSVIEEQLQDMQEKCSETTMIEEKSGTKAKTNYSYTHKLLYNGFARQLLESTPKKKQIRIKCDSSRPDSSWKWFDRWTTVSSSKYTQPQFSLDNEEQGERTGTNFSEVGAQIPDENIHESADLMFVTKETTSPIDAEENLINHQADGFDFQVPHLSSREPEISLKMDTNETEMQTDAASQTMSSSIFYDPETDCEQQNSSARNVESEQVETEDKKLFGSRKACNPAFIAAKSKFEDLSLRTISGRSINQDNGLDMDNPSFPTNTAAMSKEQCTSENSISYDPKIYAWGSECGTDLSISSTLDSPDRFANGGGEFDCVNKVLEKVDNLNGITHVTSNLDDLEIEVKNGVNSEPVTPTPVSTILHGKEEDADIETVVDSVTENPSTKDPKAERTESDVQTQLEAAKSDELHRRSVDGPPGNNIIASELNGTPTSKTTLKPRKKEVQKPESIELDVQTQLETTSDEPHRSSLDGSPGNNTAASELTGTPRSKGTLKPKRKKVDRNGSPRTKKSVPAAVKKSPAKASPDSGARSSTEQMQKDPKSGKKRSSLGPERPEHVELEPRVGISSSNALPSYMQATQSAIAKAHVNNSPRSRPDVQDKDVYIKKRHSLPANGKQGSPRVDPSTSQRNLGANGSHTRSP; via the exons ATGGTGAGTTCTTGTTTGAAGATCATTGCTTGTGGTAGTGATTCTCCGACTGCTGATAAAGATGAAGAACACGGACGAATTGAG AATAAAGTTTCACCGGACAAGCGAGGCTGGAGTTTCCGGAAGAAATCAACAAGCCAAAGAGGGATAAATAACAATACAGTTCCAGACACCAAATCCAATCTAAATAAAGAATTTCTGGAACCTGTTAATTTCGATTATCAAGCTCAGAAGCCAGCTGTTAGTGAGAAAATTTCAGTGCTAAAATGGCCAGAAGAGGTTATTCCTTTATCAACTGAAGTCAGTAAGCTCGATGTTCCCGAGAAAATTCCTGTATCGGAATTGCCCGATGAGGTAACTCCACTATCAACTGAAGTGAGCAAGTCTGCTGCTGTTCCTGAGGAGTTTGCTGCATTGCAATTGCCTGATGATGTGATTCCATTGCCAACTGAACTGAGCAACTCTGCTGCTGTTCCTAATGAGGTGACTGCATTGCAATTTCATGACGAAGCGATCAAGCTCGACACTACCGAGAAGATCTCTGCTGCACAACTGCCAGATGAGGTGACTCCACTCTCAACTGATGTCAATATGCTGGACGTTTCAAGCAAACTCACTGCATTGTCAGATGATCAGGAGAATCTATTGCCAGCTGAAGTGAACTCTAATACACCTGAAGCTGTGGAAAATGCTGAGACTGACCCAGTTTTTCTTAATGAAGATTCCAATGCAATTGGTTCATCTGCTATGCTGGTAAATTTTATCAAGGTTGATCTCAACAACCTGGAGGAACCTGTTGCGGTTGTCCTCCAATCTGCCATCAGAGGATACCTG GCACAAAGAACATTTCTGAAGCTTAAGAATGTGGTTAAGTTGCAAGCAGCTGTACGTGGGCTTTTGTGCAGGAGGCAGGCTGTGGGTAGTCTACTTTGTGTCCAAGCCATTGTCAAAATGCAGGCTCTCGTTCGTGCTCGCCGTGCTCGAGCCATAGAGGGGTCAGTTATTGAAGAACAGCTTCAAGATATGCAGGAGAAATGTTCCGAAACAACCATG ATAGAAGAAAAATCAGGAACCAAAGCAAAGACAAATTATTCTTATACCCATAAATTGCTTTACAATGGTTTTGCTCGTCAg TTGTTGGAATCAACACCAAAGAAAAAGCAGATTCGCATCAAATGTGATTCCTCAAGACCTGATTCTTCGTGGAAATGGTTCGATAGGTGGACGACTGTCTCCTCTTCAAAATATACACAGCCACAGTTTAGTTTAGATAATGAGGAACAAGGAGAAAGGACCGGGACCAATTTTTCGGAAGTGGGAGCTCAAATTCCAGATGAAAATATCCACGAGTCAGCAGATTTGATGTTTGTAACCAAAGAAACAACAAGCCCCATCGACGCTGAAGAGAATCTGATCAATCATCAAGcagatggttttgatttccaggtTCCTCATTTATCAAGCAGAGAGCCCGAGATTTCTTTAAAAATGGATACAAATGAAACAGAGATGCAAACAGATGCTGCTTCTCAAACTATGTCCAGTTCCATCTTCTATGATCCCGAGACAGATTGTGAACAACAAAACTCTTCTGCTAGAAATGTTGAATCCGAACAAGTAGAGACTGAGGACAAGAAGCTGTTTGGATCCAGAAAGGCATGTAATCCTGCATTTATTGCCGCCAAATCAAAATTTGAAGATTTGAGTTTAAGAACCATCTCTGGTAGGTCAATTAATCAAGATAATGGACTAGACATGGACAACCCATCTTTTCCAACAAATACTGCGGCAATGTCCAAGGAACAATGTACATCAGAAAATTCAATCTCTTATGATCCAAAAATATATGCCTGGGGTTCTGAATGTGGCACCGATCTTTCAATTTCCTCTACTCTTGATTCACCAGATAGATTTGCTAACGGAGGTGGAGAGTTTGACTGCGTAAACAAAGTTTTGGAGAAGGTTGATAATCTGAACGGGATTACACATGTCACATCTAATCTCGACGATCTCGAGATCGAAGTCAAGAATGGCGTCAACTCAGAGCCTGTCACACCTACTCCCGTCTCCACTATTTTGCACGGGAAGGAAGAAGATGCTGATATAGAAACTGTTGTGGATTCAGTTACTGAAAACCCTAGCACCAAGGACCCAAAGGCAGAGAGAACTGAATCAGATGTGCAAACCCAACTGGAAGCTGCAAAAAGTGATGAACTGCATCGAAGATCTGTAGATGGACCTCCTGGAAACAATATAATTGCCTCCGAGTTGAATGGAACACCAACAAGTAAGACAACATTGAAACCCAGAAAGAAAGAAGTCCAGAAGCCAGAAAGTATAGAATTGGACGTGCAGACCCAACTAGAAACTACGAGTGACGAACCACACCGATCATCTCTAGATGGATCTCCTGGAAACAATACAGCTGCATCTGAATTGACTGGAACACCAAGAAGTAAGGGAACTCTGAAACCCAAAAGGAAAAAAGTTGATCGAAACGGATCCCCCAGAACAAAAAAATCCGTACCAGCAGCAGTCAAGAAGTCCCCGGCAAAAGCTAGCCCGGATTCAGGTGCTAGGAGTAGTACAGAGCAAATGCAGAAAGATCCAAAAAGTGGGAAAAAACGTAGCTCACTTGGTCCCGAACGTCCTGAGCATGTGGAGTTGGAGCCGAGAGTCGGCATTAGTAGCAGCAACGCCCTCCCGAGTTACATGCAAGCTACACAGTCTGCAATAGCCAAGGCCCACGTGAACAACTCCCCGAGGTCCAGACCTGATGTACAAGACAAGGATGTTTACATCAAAAAGAGACATTCCTTACCTGCAAATGGAAAACAAGGCTCTCCCCGTGTTGATCCGTCAACGTCGCAGAGAAATCTGGGTGCTAACGGAAGCCATACAAGATCTCCTTG A